One window of the Micropterus dolomieu isolate WLL.071019.BEF.003 ecotype Adirondacks linkage group LG08, ASM2129224v1, whole genome shotgun sequence genome contains the following:
- the ubiad1 gene encoding ubiA prenyltransferase domain-containing protein 1, producing MANEQKQSRAETFVLAGPNGHNGQQWQTGMSNSVSHSPGTNHMSRMARVASDVRQKCAAYVLALRPWSFSTSLTPVALGSALAYKLDGSVDLVILMVCAVAVLVVHGAGNLVNTYYDFSKGIDHKKSDDRTLVDEILAPQDIVMFGALLYSLGCLCATLLYFLSTLRLEHLALIYFGGLSSSFLYTGGIGLKYVALGDVVILITFGPLAVMFAHAVQVGYLSVLPLVYAVPLALNTEAILHSNNTRDMDSDKQAGIVTLAILIGPTLSYVLYNLLLFVPYVLFCILATRYTISMALPLLTLPMAFPLEKQFRSRCYAKIPQKTAKLNLLMGLFYVFGIILAPPGSLPLL from the exons ATGGCCAATGAGCAGAAACAAAGTAGGGCAGAAACATTTGTACTGGCTGGACCGAATGGTCACAATGGACAACAGTGGCAGACTGGAATGAGTAACTCGGTCAGTCACTCTCCAGGCACTAACCACATGTCGAGGATGGCTCGCGTTGCTTCAGATGTAAGGCAAAAGTGTGCGGCCTATGTGCTAGCACTGAGACCATGGAGCTTCAGTACCTCGCTGACACCGGTGGCCCTTGGCAGCGCTTTGGCGTACAAACTGGATGGCTCTGTGGATTTGGTCATCCTGATGGTGTGTGCAGTGGCTGTCCTTGTAGTCCATGGGGCAGGCAACCTTGTAAACACCTACTATGACTTCTCCAAAGGGATTGACCACAAGAAGAGTGATGATAGGACTCTTGTGGATGAAATATTGGCACCGCAGGATATTGTTATGTTCGGAGCATTGTTATATTCTTTGGGGTGCTTGTGTGCCACTctgctttacttcctgtctaCACTTAGACTGGAGCACCTAGCCCTCATTTACTTCGGGGGACTCTCCAGCTCTTTTTTATAcactggag GCATCGGCCTCAAGTATGTGGCCCTGGGAGACGTGGTAATCCTCATCACCTTCGGCCCGCTGGCAGTCATGTTTGCCCACGCGGTGCAGGTTGGCTACCTGTCAGTGCTGCCGCTGGTGTATGCCGTCCCACTGGCCCTCAACACAGAAGCAATCctccacagcaacaacaccagaGACATGGACTCTGACAAGCAGGCGGGCATTGTCACCCTGGCCATCCTTATAGGCCCCACACTGTCCTACGTCCTCTACAACCTCCTGCTTTTCGTCCCCTACGTGCTCTTCTGCATCCTTGCCACCCGTTACACCATCAGCATGGCGCTGCCCTTGCTCACGCTGCCCATGGCCTTCCCGCTGGAGAAGCAGTTCCGCAGCCGATGCTACGCCAAGATCCCCCAAAAGACGGCCAAGCTCAACCTCCTCATGGGACTCTTCTATGTGTTCGGGATCATTCTGGCGCCGCCTGGCAGCTTGCCGTTATTGTGA